Genomic window (Ctenopharyngodon idella isolate HZGC_01 chromosome 20, HZGC01, whole genome shotgun sequence):
ttagaaataagagtgttgaacttccttctcttgtatcctattcttctttaatcaagaatggcagcacagctgaaagatttgtttgagcggcgccctctactgtacaggtgtaaatatgcatttccttcagcctgaggcttattcatttcacttgtgaaagggccttaaagggttagttcacccaaaaatgaaaagcgCTAATTCATTAACcactaatttgaaacaaaagattcgaagcagtgttttgaaaaccactgtagtcacatgaactgttttaaatatgtctttagtacttttctgggcactgaaagtgtaaattaacttgctggcaaaagaggcctcactgagccatcggatttcatagagacagagcgacacgcatcataatctgaaaaccacgccccccggggggaaaacaatccaaccgtctccattgactttgtattgcgtgaggctgcctccttgtcatttctgatttataacaaaaaacagaacaatgtctacaagctgctatgtgacaaagtgtacagaaaaaaagctaaaaaaaagaggaaggaaacagaaaatataatatataaaacttacatttggatatttgacttaacagtgacaaaatgtttactgcacacgtaggcttactgaggcatactgagcgtcaggatcccaaaatgtacccattcttcctgctgatgcttcacgtcttattgcctGTATCTGGCTTTTACAGTTcggtagcttataaaaacttagttctgggttttttagcttgtttgctgtacaccttgtcacacagcagctttaaggcattgttctgttttttgttataagtcagaaatgacaaggaggcagcctcacgcaatacaaagtcaatggagatgGTTGACTTTGTATTGCAAATTTAATTACATAGTTTAATTACATACTGGAGGGGGATGGGCTATCAGACTCCAATGCTGGATGACAAAATAACACTATAAAATTTATACACTAATCAGCTGAGTACAGTATGATTGCATAGTGCatagtgtgtcatttgggacacaactatTCAGTGCTACCAGTGAAATCTGATTCCCTAGCAAAAGACTCTTTTGAGCAATTTCTATCAGAAATCAGTAATGGAATCGTTAAGGAACCAGAATCTGAAAGAGGAATCGAAAACAGAACACATCGTTAAATTCATATAGCATCTGTTTAACGTTAAACAATAAGAGACTTCACTCTAAAATACTTAAATGATCACATTAGAATGTTTTTCATTAACTATTCAAATCATATGTTGTGTAGAATCTTGAGACTGatgatttataataaaataaataaatcttaaatggTTTATTTTCTCAAGTTATTCAGTCACTCTCTTGGGTGCGTAAATGATGACggaattttcattattgggtgaattatatctttataaatacaccaagatttgaacaaaaacacattggAGGGGCTTGTTTCATTTGAACTAGGTTATGCTTAAACTAACATATGCCATCCCTTttctcaataaaaaataaataaataaataatgccttTCTCAACTATTTACTGATTTCTGGGTAGAGAGCATTTCTATGGAACCGTCTTTATTGTCTCAAGTTTCTTACATAAACTACCCTTGTTTCATCTTGAAATTTGTTTTGCTGTATGTCTGAGGTTCTGCCAGATGTGCTGTGGGTGGCTAAACAGGAGACTTGCAGTGAAGTCTTGGATCAGAGCCTGGACTGGTCAGAGCAAAGCTGCTAATTCAAGTGGTTTAACCACAAATATATCTATAGGTGGAGTCAGCTTCAGGTGACACAATTCAGGAAATGTGCCAAAATGTTCTTGTTCTGGTGACCTCTAGTAACTTAACTCACAGGACATTAGTTAAATATGTCAATCAATGCCACATCATGCCAGTAGGGCTAAATATATTAGAGAAAGTGAAAACAGCACTGTTTTTTTAAGgtgtttgaaatgaaaaaaGTTAGGCCaatatagtgtacctttaacatgacaaaaaaaaaatcaaataaaatgatcaaataatgCAATCACATTAATTTAGTGCATGCTGAGAAGAGGGAGAATGAGTTTAAACCACAAAAcgacacctaatataaaatgggacctaaatattttttacagtgcatgaaaAACATTCTAGATATGGCAGAGATGGGTGAAAGGACAGAAAGTGGAAGACTTTTATGATAAACACACAGTGAAAGAGTCAGCAAATGATCACAGGATAATTTCTGTCCTTTCCAATCATTGCATGACATCACACAGATCCATCTCTGGTCCCCTAAACTCTTTGCAGATGGCCACAACTGGAAACTGAAACTCTGTCTCGCAGCATAAACAGAAAGGACCGCTCTGTGACGGACACAAATGTGGGAGAGTCAAAACATGTGGGATTTGAAACCATTACATCTGCCTGCTTTGACAGCTTTGACctctaatcatccccatattgACCTCAACCTTCCTTGAGGTCAACCATCAATTGGCTGTTTGTCTTTTTGACCCGTTCCCTGACTGATTAAGGGAAGTGCATTTTTATTGATGGCTAAAAGTCACAGCGAGGCCATGATGTGCACTTGCTGTTCCTGCACTGATTCCTACTTGATTGCCTATAAATTATATACGGCCATCAAATGTATATACAGCCTGCTCTGTGCGATCTTCCCAAGACACCAATAGAGCaaaacttcctgtttcccttacATCGTCTGAAATGTCAAACTTGATCTACTGTGTGAATTTATCTGGCTCACAAAATAAGTATCTCTTCACATTGGACTGCGCAGTCAtagttttgttaaatatatcaAGCCGGTATAGTGGTAAATATACAAGGGAACATGTGAAAAGAGagcagtgtaaaaaaaaagaaaaaaaaaaaatgaaggcaGCTGTTCACATGATTTTTTCAGTTGAAttaatttacttaattatttTCAGGAAATGTCTTAAAAATTTTAGGTTCAGTTAACCTAAAAATATTAGGTTGCCATGATTCTACCATCATTGTAATCTATTAACTTTAAGTAACTCTAAGAAGATAAAACTgtattcattttcattgcaaatttttgttttaattacatGGTTTTAAAGCGCTCAATTTTATGTGATTCCTCTGGTTTTCTAATAGAACGGAGACCAAAATCcttgtttttttaatccttCTCAGCCAAAAGAAAGCTATTTTATGCTATAACACATAATGAATCCTTCATTTTTCTCTCAGATCATTCCATATGATTCATATGTAcctatattttgtctaaaagaaACTTTATCTGTGTAATTTTAGATAGCCAAACTGAACTTGTTACCAAGGTGTTGGGTGATGCACAAATTTCTCCATTTCGGACATGCATGGTTAATATTACTCATGCCGagattttaatgttatttcaatCCTGCAATAAATCAGATTTTATTAATGGAGAGGCCTAGGTTGTATCTCATAAAACCATATTTATTctgaattcattcattcagatgTAAGAATGTTTTGACTCCACAGCTTCACTCAACACATCTGAACAAAAACGTGCAAGATTTATTCTGCCTATAGGCTGTATATGGCACACAATCTAACACTGCCATTCTTGCTCTGAAGTTTAAATCCATGAACTGCAAATTCAGGCTCCTTCTTTAGGTCATGGTGGATGTTTCTCACAGACTTTCCTTGTAACTAGGAATATGGTCAGGCCTGTGCCAAAGACTCTTCCATCTTAATTTAACACAAGCTCACGTTCACTCGCCCTGCCATATGGAGCTCACGCATCTTCTCAAAGCCTACATTTATCCTTTCCTGAGGTGTTTCTCCTTTAAAGTGCACAAATAATTCCAGATGGATCAAAGATGTGAGTTTGCCTTTAAAAAGCTGTTGTAAAGTGGTAGTGATTGTTTGGTTGCCCTGTGTAGGGCAATTAATGGTGCTTGACTTTTTAACAAAATACAGTTGAGGAATGGTTGGGGGGCCAGAAGCATATTTGTCCTCTGCGTGTTGACGTACAGACccagatatataaaaaaaaaaaaccagaaagagcagaagagaaaaagagagagactaGAGAGAATTAAGATGACTGTTAGCTGCAAGTCTTTATTTATGGTTTTCTGTCGAGATGAAGTGTTATTTCATGGCAATGGGCCAAACACATCAAATCTGTCAAAGATGGCTGccaatttaaatgaattactaGGTGATATCTGTGAAGAATCACTCTGagagacatttaaaaatatatgtgaaGTATTTAGACTGTTTTGTGTTTGACATATGGACATACTGTATGGAAAAGACTCAAAAGAgagcattttcaaaagttttgcaATTCCACATTAAATCAGACACAGTTGTACAACATTGTGTAGGAAAACTGattcaatttaaattaatttcaaatataaatatattcatttgttcattcattcatttcctGTGCAGTTGGAAAACCCTCTAAATCCTGCTCTAATACTACAATGCCCTaatgcgtgtttgtgtgtgtgtgtgtgtgtatgtatgtgtatatatatatatatatatgagatatTTTCTGaataatgaaaatgattatttactcattcattcatttatgcaTTGTGGCCAGAGTTGCTTTTTGTCCTGTGCAATTGGGAAACCCTCTAAATCTATATGAATTACTGTATAACTTTCAgtgactatatatataattttttaaattacacttGACAGTGTTTGACCACCAAGTATTTCTACTTGCCAACACTGGAAGCTCAACACACTTATGCAACCAAACCATCCACCACAAATGAAGGTCATACCCAGAATGTCTCACTGTTGCTAATGGTAATAATAGGAAATCAGACATCAGCAAAAGTAGCAGACAAGAGTTAACTCAGACTAATTTGGCAGCACATGCCAGATCACACAGATAAGCAGTTGATCCAAACAAATTAGAGGGCCTCCCATAGTCCCACACAGAGCGCTTACTCCTGCCACAATCATGGGTGCTTCTGGCAATAAAGCAAAAGTGAAACTCGATACAACTGTTTGACGTTTTCTTTTCTCTGTGGATTTCATGCTTTTTATCACCAAGCATGCTCTTTCATTAACCTCTGACCTCTCTACCACTAGGAGTGCAGGATGGCTCAGTGAATGTGAAGAGGGTAATTGGAGCAAGAAGAGGAGGATAAACAAAATTAGCCGTTGACTCCAATAGTCTGATGTATAGCTTTCTTGGAGGACTGCTAAAAAACCAAACACTTTCGTAcaatattaaaacactttttatgcaATAGTTATACAAAACAATAGAGTTTAACTGGTTTAATCCACCGGCCTGCATTTATCGATTAAAGTTGACAAAACGGAAGTCCCTATTGTGgcatatatctgagtgaaaatgTGTAGGGTGGgatttgattttgtccatcggaatttattggatcattgtggtttgctattgctgtgatgtcatttgagtgacaggttgtcccgccctcgtgccaataaacatgtcatcagagaagagatgtcattgcaagagggaggataatttattttgattaaagattatgagggcacatgaattaaaaaataaataaaataataatgtgcatggataaaccattaaatactgcaaaaaaaaaaaacaacaacaacaacaacaaaaaaaagaatcatCAATTTtggtttcatggtgactttaatgttgttattctatttaaaactgttttaacaaACCATGTTAcagtttattataaaataatatacaagcATTAATTCACATTCTTATATGTACAATAAAGTCAGGCAAAACTCTTTAAAGTAATCAGGTAAATgtcaataattattaatattgttgtaAAATGTACAGTAGAGTTGCTTAGCTTACAGTTCTCCACCAACTCATGGAATAGAAAAGCATTCATTAGATCCACACTTCTGGATCTCAGCAGATTgagtaatgctgccttcacgtactctcggaattatcgtaaatacgagtttcccaggtaaaaattgcacatgaacgccgtCCAATttcgaaacttgaatgcgatgagctcgtaatcacgactggGAATTATCAAATGCAGGCAGCATAAATCttcaaaagtttattaaaaggaactggtttattttgatatgtGCCCAAAGAAATTGTAAATGTCAGCCACTTAAATCTAGAgcctgtaatttaaaaaaaaaaaaaatcattttatactTCATAATATAAAGgttataaaagttaaaaaaaataataaaaataaaaaagttatattttattcGCAACATTATGCCAATATAAATATACgtttccaaaaaacaaacaggCAAATTCCGAGGGCACAAGCGAAGGGGGCCTTTCTAGGGTCTTGAACGTGGCAGTCAGTATACACAAACATGGCGGCCAGATGAGAGCGTAAAGttcatttctgtgtgtgtatgttgaaaaataacattttaacccACGTATATTTGTCTTTGATAAAACCGATTTGCAAGTAACTTTATAGGGTACTGAAAATGGCTGCGTGGGCTGGATTTTCAGAAGAAGAACTACGAAAATTGCAGCACAACGGCGATTCCAGTGAGTACAAATGTTGAAAAGTTCAATCCATTCATTACACTTACTTTATTAAATAGAGAAAATGTAACGTGTCTCAAAACATATATGTCGATCTAACTACTTAGCGTATCTAGGTTCTCTTTTAGACCGGCAGTCCGCTAGATTTTGTTACGCAGCCACTAACTTTAATATTTAGGTGAATCCTGATAAATCTGCTATCCTCACCCAGTAAACCAGGCTGTGCCTGTCACATTGGGTCGTGGCCGGAGACCTGCTCCGACTAACCGGAGCAGACAGCAGCTGCAGCGGGAGAGGGCTCTGCAGCTGGCAGCCAAACAGAAGGAGGGCAGCCACTCTCTTCCACTTGAACAACAGCTTACCAAGCCCCCAGACCCACCTGTTGTCAGTCATCCTGCTCCGGTTAAATCACGGGACGAGTCCAAACCGTTGGAGTCGCAACTGGTTCAGCATGAGGCAGAACCTGTTGACCGAGAATCACCTGCAGAGTCTGTACCACCAGCAATCGTCAAGGAGCTGGACAAGCAGGAAGTGGAATTGTTAGTAAGTCTAGTTCCTTTGCAAACACTGGCGCAGATATTAATATGCTCATGTGAAGATATTTTGCatgataatatttcatattgaatattaaatattgttttactaTACAAGAACATGTTTGAATCATATTTCACACCAAATTTAgaagacaaaaatatataacacttcaAATGTAAGTCTCCACCAAACTTTTCTTATAACAGACGAGAGAAGAACCGTCTGCAGCAGTTGCAGTGGGAGCAACGGGTAATGGAagagaagaataaaaaaagaaaagctctCCTTACAAAGACCATTGCTGAAAAGTAAGAGCAAATCTCATTTTAAACCATTATTAAAATCAGTCTGTCTGGAGTATAATAACTTAAATGAGAATCCAAAGATGATACTTCCTCTTTCCCAGGTCCAAACAGACACAGGCTGAAGCTGTGAAACTGAAGAAGATCCAGAGAGAACTTCAAGCACTGGATGATTCTGTGTCCAATGACATCGGGATTCTCAGAAAACTAATAGAGCAGTCCAGCATGGATTATTCCCTGGCATGGTAATTATTAATAATCTAATCTAGTCCATTTTCACAGTCCACTCCAAGTGTACTTCAAACCAAGTTCACAGTAGCTTCATGTTGGAAGCAGCATCGGTTTGTTTGTGTGCCACATCCTCAAAAGTTGTAAGTAAAAAAATTGTTGGAAGTACTTGAAGTCTGTTTGCTCAGGGGTGAAAATACTGCCCTCTGTAGCCTAACTATAATAATTCAGACAAATTATTACTTATAGCAGAATATTTGCATCCCTTCCTTGTGATTCAGTTTCAATTTTGGGGCAGGTTTTCAACTATCTGTATTGAAAATTTGAACTCGTCTTTGCCAATCTCTTATTGTTGACAGGAAGCGCTTTGAGAAAGCAGAGGCCGAATATGTTGCTGCTAAGATGGACTTGCACAGGAAGACGGAGGTGAAAGAGCAGCTGACGGAGCACCTGTGTGCAATCATCCAACAGAATGAGCTGCGTAAGGCCTGCAAACTGGAGGAGTTGATGCTTCAGCTAGAGCTAAAGGCTGAGGAAGTCCCCAGCTCAAAGGAAACAGATCTAGAGGACAAAGAGAGGGAGGGCAACTCCCAGCATGTTACTGAAACTGGTCCCGCAGCAGACATGGAGCAACATACAGAAGTGGATACCTCAAGTCTGAGCAAAGACTGTTCCATTACAGAACCAGAGATCAGCCAAGACAATCAGGAGAGCAAAGCAACAGATGTTTCTGCAGATGGGCTAAGCTAGCTTCCAAGCATCATCATTTTAATCGTGGCTATATGACAGTTTACATAAGACTTGCTACCAGCTTTAGAAATTTCTTCAGTGTGAGACTGAACAAACCAATAACCCTGCATTTATGACTTAAATGTTGACATTTTGTGAGACGCAAAGACAGCCTCATTCCATTACTACTAACGCTAAAATGCCTTTTTATTATGGCACTCGGATATTAATTATgatctattaaattcagatgcAATAATAGTTTTTGGTTTTCATTGAAGGTGCTACTTGATCTGCATCAttccatatttttattctggttcTTTTGGAGGTCAGTCATTGTGCATTTTAATCTGTCTTGCATTAGGAAAACAGACAATCTCTTGAAAACAATGAGCATCTTTAAACACtataaaatactaaatactgTTAACTTTACCGATTGTTCCATAACTGTGATATTATTCAAAATGGAATGGTGGCAGATGGTCTGGTGGTAGTTTGTAGTTGTGATTTATTTCACATGATGTTGAGTGAATGGTGGAATCTTTTATCTGTATATGGCAGTTGTCTcgtaaaaataacttttatgtgaatgttaacaaatcaataacagcagttttttttattatacaaagcAGAAAGTTTGTTCAGCAGAGATGAGAACAATTGTTTTGTACTGTAGTGGAAAATACTATTGAAGCTATGGGAAGAATACCATAGCTGTTTTTCTAAATACATATGTTGTATGTAATTTATGCTCTTTCTAATAAAACAGATACTCCATGCAGAGCTATTAACCAACTCTAAAAACCTTTAACATGCTATgtaatttggggaaaaaaatcttttgactttggttttaaatgtgtttaaatatatatattttaaatgtcaacTGTATTCGTGTACATTATAATAGGTATGAAGTATGCTATGAATTATCCGTtggtgaataaaatattttaatactgtttaccagttttgttccttttttgaAACCTACTGGAAATCCGTTTATATTTTCGCTTGTCttttaaacattgtttagtgGGAATGCATTTGTTATTTGTAAAGAATGTTGAAACTGTTGATTTAGcctaatattttcatattttacaaaGTCGTTTATTTTTCTTCGGCCAAACTTAAAttcttaataaaacattgtctCTTCAACTCCAAGgtcttaaaaatattaatagtatGATGTTAATATGCCTAACagtaatgtattaaatatagtCTTTCGATCTAATCACCACAATATGAAACACAATATTCTGTTCCTTTCTGTTTAACTATATAAAACAAGGACTGACAAATCCTGGAAGTAAATACAGGAAAAGAGATTTTCGTGAAGCACATTTTGTGAGTGCATTTCTGATTTATGTGCCCTCAGTCCGCCGGGACAGGTTGAAAAGACTCCGTAACTCGAGAAACTCGAGggaaaaaacgaaaaaaaaaggaaaaaggaaaaaaagaaataattctGCCTTCTGGAAAGTCACTGGTTATCCAGTTTTGATAATGACGATTAGCCTACCCTCAAACaacataatgaaatattaaaatcaacTACTAATTACCTAAATGTTCTACCTTCGTTTTTTATGTCAATTAAAATCATCTTCCGTCATCTTATTGTAaccataaaatcattttattgtctaagaaaccctttaaatctacaaaaatacaaaatcgttatatttattaagtgtaaaatgtttacagattgtatgtatattaaaataaggCACGAAAGCTAGTTAGAATCATAACAAAAATcttaaaacaaaaccaaagtgCTTACTGCATTAATTTCGtgaaataaattagatttaacTGAAGATTTTTAACACTGAGAACAAAATAACAATGGTTTTAATAGGCCTAAATCGTTTTGTTAGCCTGTAGCTATTTATTAGAAAACGGTTTCTTTCAAGTCTTTCTCAAACTGTGTGCTCTAACTAGTCGACTAAATCCAGAGAGCATTCTGACGTGTTAACACGATCAGTGCTGTCCATTGACCCCTGGTGCTGATTAGAAGACCGCGAGCTCAGTCCGCTTTTATTTCCCTAATTGCAATTAAAGTGCCTCCTTCTGTGCTCGCGCTTCATATCCTGCGCGGGAAACATAAACAGACACGCGCGCGCTGTGATAATGTCAGGGGAATTCAAAAGAGCCTGTCGCTCAGCGCTCAACTTGCCATCCAAACAGGACGACTTCTGTTGTGGGTTAAATAAGCacattttaagacattattCCTACTTTACTTATTGTCTGAAAAACATTGCAGTGGTGTAATGATATAAATCAGACGTATAGGCCAGGCCTGATGCGACGGTGCTGCATTTTAGGCCTACTACCAAACAAAGTCACATTTTGTCCTGGATCACCTGAGTTTAAATTAGGCCTTCTTGTTTTAATTAGTGTGGTTACAATGCGCATTATAAATGGTCTTATTTAGGTTAACAGATTTCCTAAcaaattgcttttttattattattttcgtCCAACGAGTGTCTATTTTTTTAGCTATTGTAAATTAGCACTTTGAAACAAACGAAATAGCTACACACGCGTTTTTAATTCATGAGCTATCATGGGTTTTCGATTCTGTTGATACAAAAAAgcctatatttttttctgagacGTGAACTGAAGTGCATTGTCCTTGTTTAGGGTTTTATTTCGATAAATAATTAACTCTTTTTGTAATTAATACGTTAAACTGGATTGTTGAGTCTGTGTTTATCACAATGCTATTATGTCTATCCACAGTTAGGCTATGAGTCATGAGTTATGTTTTCAATTACACACATGTACGTTATAAAATCTTTTATGTCTTAACAGGCAAAGAAATAGGcctacaaaatacattttagtgaTGATTTGTCcgttggtgtgtgtgtttttttaaagtagGTTCACTCAGAGCGAAATATAATAGCCGTTAATTTCGTTattgtccatctttttttacagggTTCCCACGGTCATGGAAAACGGAATATCGGCGAGATTGTGATTTACAGGCCTGGAAAACTCTTGGagattaataaaatcttaaatcGTAAGTTATGGTTAAAATAGAGAAGTTTTATCTCAATCTCAGCAATctcaaatgaatgaaaaaatcatgaaatgtcattgtcaaatatattttaaatcaatgGAATTCAATTAAAAGGGAAATGATGCAAGAAATTTGATCCAAGCACATTTTCAGGTGTCCAAACTATCTTTTTGGTCATTTGGACTTCTACATTATTTTTTCGAAGTCAtcatgaaacagaaaaaaaaaccttttaaagtTTGGATTTTGACAGGCCATTAACAAATGTAATGCCTTTCATCTGAGACGTCTGCGCTTTAACGATGATGGACATGTGCCGCAATGATttgacatttaaagaaaaaatgttttgctggTTGTGGTTGAAAGGACCGGTTACAAACTGTCTTCTATATTGCACGATCACCCCGATAGCAGGCTTTTTTGAGAAAAGTCGCTTGTAGAGGAGCTGGCAGCTGAGGGAATGTAGAGGGAAAACTAATGATGAAAAAGGTCTACTCCATCCCAACAGCGGCTTAATTAAATACATGGAAAGAACGAAAGCAGCACATCTGGTTTCAATCCGTTTTCCTTTGATGGCATCAAGTGTTCTTTTCCCAGATCTGGA
Coding sequences:
- the gorab gene encoding RAB6-interacting golgin isoform X2, with translation MEEKNKKRKALLTKTIAEKSKQTQAEAVKLKKIQRELQALDDSVSNDIGILRKLIEQSSMDYSLAWKRFEKAEAEYVAAKMDLHRKTEVKEQLTEHLCAIIQQNELRKACKLEELMLQLELKAEEVPSSKETDLEDKEREGNSQHVTETGPAADMEQHTEVDTSSLSKDCSITEPEISQDNQESKATDVSADGLS
- the gorab gene encoding RAB6-interacting golgin isoform X1, which produces MAAWAGFSEEELRKLQHNGDSINQAVPVTLGRGRRPAPTNRSRQQLQRERALQLAAKQKEGSHSLPLEQQLTKPPDPPVVSHPAPVKSRDESKPLESQLVQHEAEPVDRESPAESVPPAIVKELDKQEVELREKNRLQQLQWEQRVMEEKNKKRKALLTKTIAEKSKQTQAEAVKLKKIQRELQALDDSVSNDIGILRKLIEQSSMDYSLAWKRFEKAEAEYVAAKMDLHRKTEVKEQLTEHLCAIIQQNELRKACKLEELMLQLELKAEEVPSSKETDLEDKEREGNSQHVTETGPAADMEQHTEVDTSSLSKDCSITEPEISQDNQESKATDVSADGLS